A section of the Rhodococcus sp. 4CII genome encodes:
- a CDS encoding alpha/beta hydrolase gives MTTPDADIFYTDSGGEGPVLLLGHGFFMDSSMFTPQVRDLSPDLRVVTWDARRHGKTTDAGMPFTYWDLARDALAVLDDLGVEKAIIGGMSQGGYTALRTALLAPERTTALILLDTEASACTPEQKSGYRVLFDQWCSTEPLEPLTSALAPQLIGGEPADWTSWISKWNSSDRMAVRPAAECLIERDDVVDRLSDIDVPALIIRGENDLSAPEEKADELKAGLPGAAPVVTIPVAGHAANWTHPEPVNAAITAFVKALG, from the coding sequence CGACAGTGGGGGAGAGGGGCCCGTACTTCTACTCGGGCACGGGTTCTTCATGGACTCATCCATGTTCACGCCCCAGGTGCGCGATCTATCCCCGGACCTCCGGGTTGTGACCTGGGATGCGCGCCGCCACGGAAAGACCACCGATGCGGGTATGCCGTTCACATACTGGGACCTCGCACGCGACGCCCTCGCCGTCCTCGACGACCTCGGCGTCGAGAAGGCAATCATCGGGGGCATGTCCCAGGGCGGCTATACCGCGCTGCGCACAGCACTTCTCGCACCGGAGCGCACGACGGCTCTGATCTTGCTCGACACGGAAGCCTCAGCCTGTACACCCGAGCAGAAGTCCGGATACCGCGTCCTGTTCGATCAGTGGTGCAGCACAGAGCCACTCGAACCGCTCACCAGCGCACTTGCCCCCCAACTGATCGGTGGAGAACCTGCGGATTGGACGTCGTGGATCAGCAAATGGAACAGCAGCGATCGCATGGCTGTCCGGCCAGCCGCGGAGTGCCTTATCGAACGCGACGACGTCGTGGACCGACTCTCCGACATTGACGTTCCGGCGTTGATCATCCGTGGGGAAAATGACCTGTCAGCGCCCGAAGAGAAGGCGGACGAGCTCAAAGCAGGTCTTCCTGGTGCTGCGCCAGTTGTCACGATCCCGGTGGCCGGCCATGCCGCAAACTGGACACACCCCGAGCCGGTCAACGCGGCGATCACTGCGTTCGTCAAGGCGCTCGGCTGA
- a CDS encoding SAF domain-containing protein, with protein sequence MASLLTKKIDKLRSSGDDLPPAHNGADQDDPPDLNTHARVRRRPIYLAIGVALVVVAVIGMLTAVNAMRATTDVLVLTNEVQQGETIESKDLAAKSVNVDADLGALPASERGRVVGMSASTRLPAGTVLLPSAITDQVVPGEGLTMVGITVSYSHLPSEPIVPGDMVRVVDTPRDQDDPPVQGPINTKAQVYSTKEIPEAGETTLNLLVPEAEANWVAARGATKRVAIVLDNRVR encoded by the coding sequence ATGGCATCCCTGCTGACCAAGAAAATCGACAAGCTCCGCTCGTCCGGGGATGACCTGCCCCCGGCGCACAACGGCGCAGATCAGGACGACCCACCCGATCTGAATACCCACGCGCGCGTCCGTCGACGCCCCATTTACCTGGCGATCGGTGTCGCACTCGTCGTGGTGGCAGTGATCGGCATGCTCACCGCGGTCAACGCCATGCGCGCAACCACCGATGTGCTCGTCCTGACGAACGAGGTGCAGCAAGGCGAGACCATCGAGTCCAAGGACTTGGCCGCCAAATCGGTCAACGTCGATGCCGATCTCGGGGCGCTGCCCGCCAGCGAACGCGGCCGCGTCGTAGGAATGAGTGCCAGCACCCGGTTGCCGGCCGGCACCGTCCTGCTCCCGTCCGCGATCACCGATCAGGTTGTTCCCGGGGAAGGCCTCACGATGGTCGGCATCACGGTGAGCTACAGCCACCTCCCCTCCGAGCCGATCGTCCCCGGTGACATGGTCCGTGTCGTGGATACACCACGCGACCAGGACGACCCGCCCGTACAGGGCCCGATCAACACGAAGGCGCAGGTGTACTCCACCAAGGAGATCCCCGAAGCCGGCGAGACAACGCTCAACCTGCTCGTGCCCGAGGCAGAGGCCAACTGGGTCGCCGCCCGCGGCGCAACCAAGCGTGTCGCGATCGTCCTCGACAACCGAGTGCGGTGA
- a CDS encoding CpaF family protein: protein MNSDDATQPPQNKITELPFFSAPIPEADLAGGGRSSISEITLPDTDPFRSLRLHELPPASTNGHSGTARRSVPPAAKVKVDRALVRALQKEAAELLRDYRSARDRERHDPKNAGKYFAPFTEEEEREFGRETITGLVKNHVQKTINSGGEAFTIVEEEALIKAIFDAQFNLGPLQELVEEPHVTDIFLNGAAVYVKFPDGHYEHRDPVVDTPEELLEWMGLLASRADNGGRPFSRLNPSLRLTMRGGHRLSVMGYSVKRPSVAIRIHRLKNIALDQLAVEHRMMPIELATILSCAVRGGASVVTGGGMGFGKTTFTRALANALPLQTRIGIAETERELFIDELPGREDFVVDAETILGGGERGADGELAGSYTLSDILYEFVRQQLDYMIVGEVAGHEILALLKALQTARGGLSTTHAYTARGVVDRLVNLATEPPMNATVDYVERQLAEHIDLIVQLGTKVRVDGEGSRTSVRYVDEVVYVEPGDDKKPSFSTIYRGYSDGTGEFGSIPQPLLRRLLAGGFKRINLPSDSLRHFDEERDLYDDEEVA from the coding sequence ATGAACTCCGACGACGCGACTCAGCCTCCGCAGAACAAGATCACGGAACTACCCTTCTTCTCAGCCCCGATCCCGGAAGCCGACCTCGCAGGTGGAGGCCGCAGTTCGATATCGGAAATCACGCTCCCCGACACCGATCCGTTTCGATCGCTTCGCCTACACGAACTGCCACCGGCCAGCACCAATGGGCACAGCGGCACTGCGCGACGGTCCGTGCCGCCGGCCGCGAAGGTCAAGGTCGATCGCGCCCTGGTCCGCGCTCTGCAGAAAGAAGCTGCGGAACTGTTGCGTGACTACCGGTCAGCGCGTGACCGCGAGCGCCACGACCCGAAGAACGCCGGCAAATACTTCGCCCCGTTCACCGAGGAGGAAGAACGCGAGTTCGGCCGTGAGACGATCACCGGCCTGGTCAAGAACCACGTCCAGAAGACCATCAACTCCGGCGGCGAAGCCTTCACAATCGTCGAAGAAGAAGCCCTGATCAAGGCCATCTTCGACGCGCAGTTCAACCTGGGCCCGCTGCAGGAACTCGTCGAAGAGCCGCACGTCACCGACATCTTCCTCAACGGCGCGGCCGTCTACGTCAAGTTTCCCGACGGACACTATGAACACCGCGACCCAGTGGTCGACACCCCCGAGGAACTCCTCGAGTGGATGGGACTGCTGGCCTCACGCGCCGACAACGGCGGCCGGCCCTTCTCCCGGCTCAATCCGTCGCTGCGTCTGACAATGCGCGGAGGCCACCGACTGTCGGTGATGGGCTACTCGGTCAAACGGCCCTCGGTGGCAATTCGCATCCACCGCCTCAAGAACATCGCCCTCGATCAGCTCGCCGTCGAACATCGGATGATGCCGATCGAGCTCGCGACCATCCTCTCGTGCGCAGTCCGTGGCGGTGCCTCGGTGGTCACCGGCGGCGGAATGGGCTTCGGAAAAACGACCTTCACGCGTGCACTGGCCAATGCGCTTCCTCTGCAGACGCGAATCGGAATCGCGGAAACCGAGCGGGAACTCTTCATCGACGAACTGCCAGGCCGCGAGGATTTCGTGGTCGACGCCGAGACAATCCTGGGCGGCGGAGAACGCGGTGCAGACGGTGAGCTCGCCGGCAGCTACACCCTCTCGGACATCCTGTACGAGTTCGTGCGGCAGCAGCTCGACTACATGATCGTCGGTGAGGTCGCCGGTCACGAGATCCTCGCTCTTCTCAAGGCACTGCAGACGGCCAGAGGAGGGCTATCCACGACGCACGCTTACACCGCTCGCGGTGTCGTCGACCGTCTGGTGAACCTGGCGACCGAACCCCCGATGAACGCGACGGTGGACTACGTCGAACGCCAGCTCGCAGAGCACATCGACCTGATCGTCCAACTCGGCACGAAGGTCCGCGTCGATGGCGAAGGGTCGCGCACCTCGGTCCGCTACGTCGACGAAGTCGTCTACGTCGAGCCCGGCGACGACAAGAAGCCGTCCTTCTCCACGATCTACCGGGGATACTCGGACGGCACAGGAGAATTCGGATCCATTCCACAACCTCTGCTCCGCAGGCTGCTCGCCGGCGGATTCAAGCGAATCAACCTCCCCAGCGACAGCCTTCGCCACTTCGACGAAGAACGCGACCTCTACGACGATGAAGAGGTGGCGTGA
- a CDS encoding type II secretion system F family protein has translation MYQQIGIFLVLLLCAGVACIVMGWKDRRDPTAPTRQRRRRSSSKIPRSTQILLVVGFAAGIVVSSLSGWLFTLFLVPALLVGLPYLLGRPEAEQQISRLAAMDEWARNLSSSMKAGSGIEHTIISTPIPEALREEITAFISRLRNNVPPVDAITRFASDLNDSVGDKICGALLLSMQLRGVGLAAVLEGLAEDVGDMVARRRRTEADRKSSRTQAKWVTIIAITTLAAAFLFTNFMEPYKSGGMQIVLLILLTLFAADLYWMKQATKPPTYPRFIGTNDRVNRTDLVGAQR, from the coding sequence ATGTATCAGCAAATCGGCATCTTCCTGGTACTGCTGCTGTGCGCCGGGGTCGCCTGCATCGTCATGGGATGGAAAGACCGCCGCGATCCCACCGCGCCCACGCGTCAGCGCCGGCGCCGCAGCTCGTCGAAGATCCCGCGTAGCACCCAGATCCTGCTCGTCGTGGGCTTCGCCGCTGGCATCGTCGTGTCGTCCCTCTCGGGTTGGCTCTTCACCCTCTTTCTGGTCCCGGCGCTGCTGGTCGGCTTGCCGTACCTGCTCGGCCGTCCCGAAGCAGAACAGCAGATCAGTCGGCTGGCGGCCATGGATGAGTGGGCCCGCAACCTGTCCAGCAGCATGAAGGCTGGTTCGGGAATCGAGCACACCATCATCTCCACTCCGATCCCGGAGGCGCTACGGGAGGAGATCACGGCGTTCATCAGCCGTCTGCGCAACAACGTCCCTCCGGTGGATGCGATCACACGTTTCGCTTCGGACCTCAACGACAGTGTCGGCGACAAGATCTGCGGCGCCTTGCTGCTGAGCATGCAACTGCGGGGCGTTGGACTTGCAGCCGTGCTCGAAGGCCTCGCCGAAGACGTCGGTGACATGGTCGCGCGCCGACGCCGCACCGAGGCCGACCGCAAATCCAGCCGTACACAGGCGAAATGGGTCACTATCATCGCGATCACAACACTCGCGGCAGCGTTCCTGTTCACCAACTTCATGGAACCGTACAAGTCGGGCGGAATGCAGATCGTGCTACTGATCCTGCTGACCCTGTTCGCGGCCGACCTGTACTGGATGAAGCAGGCCACCAAACCGCCGACCTACCCCCGCTTTATCGGCACCAATGATCGCGTCAACCGCACCGACCTCGTAGGAGCGCAGCGATGA
- a CDS encoding type II secretion system F family protein, whose product MSIQMTVILYTSVGTIGIYLVALYFMRAQPALSDAMSRLSGPAPERTSTAGTSLIDGMANKLGIRVHPYLQDSKFFTLPNADLALLHRDPAHVLGEKLVAALLGLLIFPFLNLVLTAFGVGLGWSIPAILSIATAFLLFLIPDIEIRRRATAARAEFAQALSSYIDLVALCRRGGIGTTQSLERAAQVGDSWVFLRLDEELYEAGRSGEAPWNALTRVSHELGLAELGDLADIMNMTGDKGASVYASLRAKAAGLRSAQASAEQGAAAEATEKLAMPLAGLAGLFIMLLLIPALTIITG is encoded by the coding sequence ATGAGCATTCAGATGACGGTCATCCTCTACACGAGCGTCGGAACTATCGGCATCTACCTGGTCGCCCTCTACTTCATGCGCGCACAACCCGCACTCAGCGATGCCATGTCGCGCCTGTCCGGACCGGCCCCGGAGCGCACGTCGACAGCCGGAACCTCCCTGATCGACGGGATGGCGAACAAACTCGGCATCCGGGTCCACCCCTACCTGCAGGACAGCAAATTCTTCACGCTCCCCAACGCCGATCTCGCCCTGCTGCACCGAGATCCCGCCCACGTGCTCGGGGAAAAGCTCGTCGCAGCACTGCTCGGACTGCTCATCTTCCCCTTCCTCAACCTCGTCCTGACTGCATTCGGGGTCGGCCTGGGATGGTCCATCCCGGCCATCCTGTCGATTGCGACCGCCTTCCTGCTCTTCCTCATCCCCGACATCGAGATCCGACGCCGGGCAACCGCGGCACGAGCGGAATTCGCGCAGGCGCTGAGCTCCTACATCGATCTCGTCGCGCTGTGCCGACGCGGTGGAATCGGCACCACCCAGAGCCTCGAGCGCGCTGCGCAGGTGGGAGATTCATGGGTGTTCCTGCGCCTCGACGAGGAACTGTACGAAGCCGGGCGCTCCGGCGAAGCCCCGTGGAATGCCCTGACACGTGTCTCCCATGAGCTCGGCCTGGCCGAGCTGGGCGACCTGGCCGACATCATGAACATGACCGGAGACAAAGGCGCATCCGTCTACGCATCACTGCGGGCAAAGGCCGCGGGCCTGCGATCCGCTCAGGCCAGCGCAGAACAGGGTGCGGCAGCGGAGGCCACCGAAAAGCTGGCTATGCCGCTGGCCGGGCTCGCCGGCTTGTTCATCATGCTGCTGCTCATCCCGGCACTGACCATCATCACCGGCTAG
- a CDS encoding TadE/TadG family type IV pilus assembly protein — protein MRLTRWISRARRDDRGDVTIELCLAVVILIVLLGWMYAYGVNRQAHQKVEHAATEGARAASLARTIATATPLAYQAAAGSMDGQGLKCATMNVNADTSGFRTRPGVPATVEVTVTCQVSFDALGWPGVSGARTVTATAISPIDTYRERTR, from the coding sequence ATGAGACTCACCCGATGGATATCCCGCGCCCGCCGAGATGACCGGGGCGACGTCACGATCGAGCTGTGCCTCGCAGTCGTCATTCTGATTGTGCTCCTGGGCTGGATGTATGCGTACGGCGTCAATCGACAGGCGCATCAGAAGGTTGAACACGCCGCCACCGAGGGTGCCCGTGCAGCCTCACTCGCCCGCACCATCGCCACGGCCACTCCGCTGGCGTACCAAGCAGCGGCCGGCAGCATGGACGGACAAGGTCTCAAGTGCGCCACCATGAACGTCAACGCCGATACCAGCGGCTTCCGCACCAGACCGGGTGTCCCCGCCACGGTCGAGGTCACCGTGACCTGCCAGGTCTCCTTCGACGCTCTTGGATGGCCCGGAGTCAGTGGTGCCCGCACCGTCACCGCTACCGCAATCTCGCCGATCGATACCTACCGGGAGCGCACACGATGA
- a CDS encoding TadE/TadG family type IV pilus assembly protein: protein MTNALRKRLASRLPEEHRDKGAVTLMTVVFAPVLIFFVWGLIVDGGGMLTADQRADNVAEDAARAAGQQIIGSVSARGIDTVVDPVRATAAAKRYLFEAGVDGDVIPTGPRTLLITTRIVYNSKLLPYPRTKLLVGTAAVNLNRTNAGEVYIP from the coding sequence ATGACCAACGCCCTGCGTAAGCGACTCGCCTCCCGACTGCCGGAGGAGCACCGCGACAAGGGTGCCGTCACTTTGATGACGGTGGTCTTCGCCCCTGTCCTGATCTTTTTCGTCTGGGGACTGATCGTCGACGGTGGCGGCATGCTCACCGCCGACCAGCGAGCCGACAACGTCGCCGAGGATGCTGCCCGAGCAGCCGGTCAGCAGATCATTGGATCGGTGAGCGCCCGCGGCATCGACACGGTCGTCGACCCGGTCCGCGCGACGGCAGCCGCCAAGAGATACCTGTTCGAGGCCGGCGTCGACGGCGACGTGATCCCCACCGGCCCGCGGACCCTCCTGATCACGACCCGCATCGTCTACAACTCGAAACTTCTGCCATACCCCAGAACGAAACTGCTCGTCGGTACGGCCGCTGTGAATCTCAATCGCACCAACGCCGGGGAGGTGTACATACCGTGA
- a CDS encoding LysM peptidoglycan-binding domain-containing protein, with product MSANAARSRLAGLGYLLILVMLVAGIPAALWALRGNPLDIPWSDFEGLLASPDDGSLLIALLPLVGWAAWATFTVPILLELAATLRGVKAPKLRLLRSQQRTATFLVSGALLLLTAGTATAAPVLTQPADVGSTSPYAPHSQQEDPSASPQTQVDPRATRVAVQPAGPTVTTVRGDTLWGLAQQHLGEGRRYAEILDLNRTAVPEPGFLAEGLTLQLPASQPEVVRGAYTVKQGDTLWDIAERELGDPLRFMEITTPDGTPAGELITVGQQLIMPTAASAAADATPAPALVPPTDAVPAPAPAPEGVPAPAPAPEAVPAPAPASAPVDVAPNWQLDPVEPQMPADLVTNDAPPETDTEDGSSGVVFIGLGISAVAAAGLTGHLALRRRKQQHRRRRGERIALPAETAIQAEQALTAAADPLTTTHVDIALRHLAHHCRSTSIALPGLLAVFVGDNDIELGLVEQISLPAPWTQIDDTTWSVDPRAFPRSVPKAEISPYPALTAVGTSNDGRELLLNLEQIGHLAISGTPTATAGVLRALAVELAVSPIADSLHLNLVGYCADLAEAIDNGRITHSEDADTVLTTLANHVELDSEILADNDFESIAQARTAYTTSELTAPEIVLIADPVTEAQAGLLAGIARHAPRIAFAAVTTESAHTNATWTLEVDDNGSAVLARPGAASAGITVTTLDEESYASVLDLLTTTSREPRVAHKGDNPDIRWEAARLDNDISTDEFITSSDPATFSVVGNEDLDHAVDRPEPSDSDEVTAERELPEADHIWIRLLGEPAVTPPSPGPAEGREKSLTEIAALLITTDGGVLAADIDSKIWPHDVEAARTGTAEQEKEAKARLRRRRNEALSRLRKWLGDTETGEPALIKSGDRTGRTPQRLHDAVTTDWDYWQELVNAHPADVDSARLSAALALVTGQPFSSDDPTAYGWADHTKQDMISAVTDVAEEFATRYIRGQQVPQDLAAAHAAAETGLKVDIVHEGCWRAAIIATHFSGDTETTQRLIDRMITELDALEEEPEHETKMLLSQLDSTYGSHYRIGAVS from the coding sequence GTGAGCGCAAACGCCGCGCGGTCCCGCCTTGCCGGACTCGGCTACCTCCTGATCCTGGTGATGCTTGTCGCCGGGATCCCGGCCGCGCTCTGGGCGCTGCGCGGCAATCCGCTCGACATACCGTGGTCGGATTTCGAAGGTTTGCTCGCGAGTCCAGATGACGGCAGTCTTCTCATCGCCCTTCTTCCCCTTGTTGGCTGGGCGGCTTGGGCCACCTTCACCGTCCCGATTCTGCTCGAACTCGCGGCGACACTGCGTGGCGTCAAAGCGCCGAAGCTGCGCCTTCTTCGCTCACAACAGCGGACGGCGACGTTCCTCGTCAGCGGCGCTCTCTTGCTCCTGACCGCCGGAACCGCCACCGCCGCACCCGTCCTGACCCAGCCTGCGGACGTGGGAAGCACCTCTCCGTACGCGCCGCACTCACAGCAGGAAGATCCGAGCGCGTCACCGCAGACACAGGTGGATCCGCGGGCGACCCGGGTGGCGGTACAACCGGCGGGGCCGACAGTGACGACCGTGCGCGGAGACACCCTGTGGGGATTAGCTCAGCAGCATCTCGGAGAGGGCCGCCGCTACGCCGAGATCCTGGACCTCAACCGGACTGCTGTCCCCGAGCCAGGGTTTCTGGCCGAAGGGTTGACCCTGCAGCTGCCCGCATCCCAGCCCGAGGTGGTACGCGGCGCCTATACGGTCAAGCAGGGCGACACCCTGTGGGATATCGCCGAGCGCGAGCTCGGCGATCCTTTGCGTTTCATGGAGATCACGACTCCCGACGGCACCCCGGCTGGCGAGCTGATCACGGTCGGCCAGCAATTGATCATGCCCACCGCCGCCTCCGCGGCGGCTGACGCTACGCCGGCGCCGGCCTTGGTGCCGCCGACTGATGCTGTTCCGGCTCCCGCTCCGGCTCCGGAAGGTGTTCCGGCTCCCGCTCCCGCTCCGGAAGCTGTTCCGGCTCCCGCTCCGGCGTCCGCGCCTGTGGATGTCGCCCCCAACTGGCAACTCGACCCCGTCGAGCCTCAAATGCCTGCCGACCTCGTCACCAATGACGCGCCGCCAGAGACCGATACCGAGGACGGCTCATCCGGCGTCGTGTTCATCGGTCTCGGAATCTCAGCGGTTGCTGCAGCTGGACTCACCGGGCATCTCGCACTTCGTCGCCGCAAGCAACAACACCGCCGCCGCCGCGGCGAGCGCATCGCCCTACCCGCCGAAACCGCGATCCAGGCGGAGCAAGCACTCACGGCCGCCGCTGATCCGCTCACCACCACCCACGTCGACATCGCATTGCGGCACCTCGCGCACCACTGCAGGTCCACGAGCATCGCACTGCCGGGCCTGCTGGCGGTCTTCGTCGGTGACAACGACATCGAGCTCGGACTCGTCGAACAGATCTCACTGCCCGCGCCTTGGACACAGATCGACGACACCACCTGGTCAGTAGATCCGAGAGCGTTTCCGCGCAGCGTTCCCAAGGCCGAGATCAGTCCGTACCCGGCGCTGACGGCAGTCGGAACCAGCAACGATGGCCGCGAACTCTTGCTCAACCTCGAACAGATCGGCCACCTCGCCATCAGCGGCACCCCAACTGCAACAGCCGGGGTGCTGCGTGCGCTCGCCGTCGAGCTCGCAGTCTCGCCCATCGCCGACAGCCTCCACCTCAACCTCGTCGGATACTGCGCCGACCTGGCGGAGGCAATCGACAACGGCCGCATCACCCACTCCGAGGACGCCGACACGGTACTGACGACACTCGCCAATCACGTCGAACTCGACTCCGAAATCCTCGCGGACAACGACTTCGAGTCAATCGCGCAGGCACGCACGGCGTACACCACCAGCGAGCTGACCGCACCCGAGATCGTTCTGATCGCCGATCCGGTGACCGAGGCACAGGCCGGGCTACTCGCCGGCATCGCACGGCACGCACCCCGAATCGCGTTCGCCGCAGTGACCACCGAGAGCGCACATACCAACGCCACATGGACCCTCGAGGTCGACGACAACGGCTCGGCCGTCCTTGCTCGTCCAGGAGCCGCGTCGGCCGGCATCACAGTGACCACCCTCGATGAGGAGAGCTACGCGTCCGTCCTAGACCTACTGACCACCACCTCACGCGAACCTCGCGTTGCCCACAAGGGCGATAACCCTGACATTCGATGGGAAGCAGCCCGTCTCGACAACGACATCTCGACCGACGAGTTCATCACCAGCTCCGATCCCGCAACCTTCAGCGTGGTCGGGAACGAGGACCTCGACCACGCCGTCGACCGACCAGAGCCGTCCGATTCAGATGAGGTCACCGCAGAACGCGAGCTGCCCGAGGCGGATCACATCTGGATCAGGCTGCTCGGCGAACCCGCCGTCACACCCCCGTCACCAGGGCCGGCCGAAGGCCGAGAGAAGAGCCTGACCGAAATCGCCGCGCTTCTCATCACCACCGATGGCGGAGTCCTCGCCGCGGACATCGACAGCAAAATCTGGCCCCACGACGTCGAAGCCGCCAGAACCGGCACAGCCGAGCAGGAGAAAGAAGCGAAGGCCCGGCTCCGCCGGCGCCGCAACGAAGCGCTCTCTCGCCTGCGTAAGTGGCTCGGTGACACCGAGACCGGTGAACCTGCGCTCATCAAGTCCGGAGATCGAACCGGCCGGACCCCGCAACGGCTCCACGACGCCGTCACGACCGACTGGGACTACTGGCAGGAACTCGTCAACGCCCATCCCGCTGACGTCGACAGCGCCCGGTTATCCGCCGCACTAGCTCTGGTCACCGGTCAACCTTTCAGTAGCGATGACCCCACCGCCTACGGGTGGGCCGACCACACCAAGCAAGACATGATCTCCGCCGTCACCGACGTCGCCGAGGAGTTCGCCACCCGCTACATCCGCGGCCAACAAGTTCCCCAGGACCTCGCGGCTGCACACGCCGCCGCGGAGACGGGCCTCAAGGTCGACATCGTCCACGAAGGGTGCTGGCGTGCGGCGATCATCGCCACCCACTTCTCGGGTGACACCGAGACCACCCAAAGGTTGATCGATCGCATGATCACCGAGCTTGACGCCCTCGAAGAAGAGCCCGAACACGAAACCAAGATGCTCTTGAGTCAGCTCGACTCCACCTACGGCAGCCACTACCGGATCGGAGCAGTATCATGA
- a CDS encoding zinc-ribbon domain-containing protein yields MKSKLLIQQVDLAAEFHERNSIEAKALTVGSQRRVWWRCAAGHEWEAMVRARVRGSGCPICAGREIVPGINDVATTHPDIAAEWHPVRNSIDPTKLSIRSARQVWWRCAAGHEWQTQVLHRGNGTKCPDCWGRKLVPGANDLATLHPSIAAEFHPRNNTDPSRYLPGSAKQVLWQCTRGHEWTMAITDRVYRSRGCPECEGKPVLPPRRGAVTVAYSPVAGEWSDRNDRGPEEFALYSNKMAWWRCPAGHEYEAKIAHRTNSGSKCPYCSGLRVLIGFNDLATTHPEVLWAWDFERNDILPTQVSIGSTKKVWWRCRLGHETYASPNARSKFDQTTCQVCSGLEVRAGFNDLESQWPELVASEWSSEKNDILPSAVHCNSARKVWWRCPLGHEWRTAVVKRTREGQGCPVCANRIVVIGFNDLASERPNLASEWHPELNGDLLSTAVTCGSNKKVWWRCGKGHEWRAAVIKRALYDHGCVKCLAKHTSRREQDVCSRLAEFFGLEYDGPTRIQGVRTPVDLFLPAQRTVVEYDGWYWHKSKLEGDNRKTSALRDLGLDVVRIREIYLGQKLPEALGVQVFAAHNEPADKVAKDVIDVIVDRAAANVAANAG; encoded by the coding sequence ATGAAGTCGAAGCTGCTAATTCAACAAGTCGACCTCGCAGCGGAATTTCACGAGCGCAACAGTATCGAGGCGAAGGCACTCACAGTCGGAAGCCAGCGCAGGGTGTGGTGGCGTTGCGCTGCGGGTCATGAGTGGGAAGCGATGGTGAGGGCCAGGGTTCGCGGATCCGGATGCCCGATCTGTGCTGGTCGTGAAATCGTTCCTGGAATCAACGATGTGGCGACGACACATCCCGATATCGCCGCGGAGTGGCATCCGGTGCGGAACTCAATTGACCCAACTAAGCTTTCGATCCGCAGTGCCAGGCAGGTGTGGTGGCGCTGCGCGGCCGGACATGAGTGGCAGACTCAGGTGCTTCATCGTGGTAATGGCACGAAGTGCCCTGATTGCTGGGGCCGCAAGCTCGTTCCAGGCGCAAATGACTTGGCAACCCTGCATCCAAGCATTGCCGCCGAATTCCACCCCCGGAACAACACCGACCCTAGTCGATATCTGCCTGGAAGTGCGAAACAAGTGCTATGGCAATGTACCCGTGGGCACGAGTGGACGATGGCAATCACGGACAGGGTCTATCGAAGTCGCGGATGCCCCGAGTGTGAAGGGAAGCCGGTGCTACCCCCTCGTCGTGGGGCCGTTACTGTCGCGTATTCACCGGTCGCCGGTGAATGGAGTGACCGCAACGATCGTGGACCCGAAGAGTTCGCGCTGTACAGCAACAAGATGGCGTGGTGGCGGTGCCCGGCCGGTCACGAGTACGAGGCAAAGATTGCACATCGGACCAACTCCGGATCCAAATGTCCATACTGTAGCGGCTTACGAGTGCTGATTGGTTTCAACGACTTGGCGACCACTCATCCAGAGGTACTGTGGGCGTGGGATTTCGAGCGCAATGACATTCTCCCGACCCAGGTCTCGATCGGGTCTACGAAGAAGGTGTGGTGGCGTTGCCGGCTCGGCCATGAGACGTACGCATCGCCGAATGCGCGGTCGAAGTTCGATCAGACGACGTGTCAGGTGTGCTCAGGCCTCGAAGTTCGGGCGGGATTCAATGATCTTGAGTCACAATGGCCGGAGTTGGTGGCGAGTGAGTGGAGCTCGGAAAAGAACGATATTCTGCCGAGCGCGGTTCATTGTAATAGTGCTCGGAAGGTGTGGTGGCGGTGTCCGCTGGGACATGAGTGGCGTACGGCGGTGGTAAAGCGGACACGCGAGGGGCAGGGCTGCCCGGTATGCGCGAACCGAATTGTCGTTATTGGCTTCAACGATCTGGCGTCCGAGCGGCCGAATCTTGCGAGTGAATGGCACCCGGAGCTGAACGGTGACCTTCTGTCGACGGCTGTGACGTGCGGATCCAACAAGAAGGTCTGGTGGCGGTGCGGGAAGGGGCACGAGTGGCGGGCCGCGGTGATCAAGCGGGCGCTATACGACCACGGGTGTGTGAAGTGTCTGGCGAAGCATACGTCTCGCCGGGAACAGGATGTTTGTTCTCGGCTGGCCGAATTCTTCGGCCTTGAGTACGACGGTCCGACGCGGATCCAGGGGGTGCGTACACCAGTGGACTTGTTCCTGCCGGCTCAGAGGACGGTGGTCGAGTACGACGGCTGGTACTGGCATAAGAGCAAGCTTGAGGGTGACAACCGTAAGACGAGCGCATTGCGTGATCTCGGGTTGGACGTAGTGAGGATCAGGGAAATATATCTGGGGCAGAAGCTTCCTGAAGCGCTAGGCGTTCAAGTGTTCGCGGCCCACAATGAGCCGGCCGATAAGGTCGCTAAGGATGTCATCGACGTCATTGTCGATCGGGCGGCTGCGAATGTTGCCGCGAATGCTGGGTGA